In Ochotona princeps isolate mOchPri1 chromosome 22, mOchPri1.hap1, whole genome shotgun sequence, the following are encoded in one genomic region:
- the EDN3 gene encoding endothelin-3 isoform X1 has protein sequence MELGLWLLLGLTVTSAAAGFVPCPQPGGAGRTGVPQSPSVAGSEGDCEGPGQHSVAFAVERGPRPGSPGQEPEGAQPLGRVPERGLARRRTRRCTCFTYKDKECVYYCHLDIIWINTPEQTVPYGLSSYRGSFRGKRAVGPFPGSSQPSFQKPLRCSCVGRGDKACLRFCTQVVHARSATRTTTAPDRMEEDRAAGTQPDLRWKRLKSRAGEASGA, from the exons atggagctggggctgtggctcCTGCTGGGGCTCACAGTGACCTCTGCCGCCGCAG GATTTGTGCCCTGTCCTCAGCCTGGGGGTGCTGGCAGGACCGGTGTGCCGCAGTCCCCCTCTGTCGCCGGATCTGAGGGGGACTGTGAAGGCCCTGGACAGCACAGTGTGGCCTTTGCCGTGGAAAGGGGGCCCAGGCCTGGAAGCCCAGGGCAGGAACCTGAAGGTGCTCAGCCCCTGGGGCGGGTGCCTGAGAGGGGCCTGGCCCGCCGCCGCACCCGGCGTTGCACCTGCTTCACCTACAAGGACAAGGAGTGTGTCTACTACTGTCACCTGGACATCATCTGGATCAATACCCCGGA ACAGACTGTGCCCTATGGCCTGTCCAGCTACAGAGGAAGCTTCCGGGGCAAGAGGGCCGTGGGGCCATTCCCAGGGAGCTCTCAGCCCTCCTTCCAGAAGCCCCTGCGCTGCAGCTGTGTCGGGAGAGGAGACAAGGCCTGCCTACGCTTCTGCACCCAAGTTGTGCATGCCCGCAG TGCCACACGGACCACAACAGCACCAGACAGAATGGAGGAAGACCGGGCTGCTGGGACCCAGCCAGATCTGCGTTGGAAGAG GTTGAAGTCAAGGGCAGGCGAAGCAAGCGGCGCTTAG
- the EDN3 gene encoding endothelin-3 isoform X2 codes for MELGLWLLLGLTVTSAAAGFVPCPQPGGAGRTGVPQSPSVAGSEGDCEGPGQHSVAFAVERGPRPGSPGQEPEGAQPLGRVPERGLARRRTRRCTCFTYKDKECVYYCHLDIIWINTPEQTVPYGLSSYRGSFRGKRAVGPFPGSSQPSFQKPLRCSCVGRGDKACLRFCTQVVHARSATRTTTAPDRMEEDRAAGTQPDLRWKR; via the exons atggagctggggctgtggctcCTGCTGGGGCTCACAGTGACCTCTGCCGCCGCAG GATTTGTGCCCTGTCCTCAGCCTGGGGGTGCTGGCAGGACCGGTGTGCCGCAGTCCCCCTCTGTCGCCGGATCTGAGGGGGACTGTGAAGGCCCTGGACAGCACAGTGTGGCCTTTGCCGTGGAAAGGGGGCCCAGGCCTGGAAGCCCAGGGCAGGAACCTGAAGGTGCTCAGCCCCTGGGGCGGGTGCCTGAGAGGGGCCTGGCCCGCCGCCGCACCCGGCGTTGCACCTGCTTCACCTACAAGGACAAGGAGTGTGTCTACTACTGTCACCTGGACATCATCTGGATCAATACCCCGGA ACAGACTGTGCCCTATGGCCTGTCCAGCTACAGAGGAAGCTTCCGGGGCAAGAGGGCCGTGGGGCCATTCCCAGGGAGCTCTCAGCCCTCCTTCCAGAAGCCCCTGCGCTGCAGCTGTGTCGGGAGAGGAGACAAGGCCTGCCTACGCTTCTGCACCCAAGTTGTGCATGCCCGCAG TGCCACACGGACCACAACAGCACCAGACAGAATGGAGGAAGACCGGGCTGCTGGGACCCAGCCAGATCTGCGTTGGAAGAG ATAG